The window GATTGAAAGCAGAACACCTAAAGTACTAAATGCATTATGTGGTGAAACAGTTTATTCCCAGGTCAAGAATGAACTTTAAACCTCATGTATACCTAATAAACCAGAAGAATCACAAGGGGTTCATGATGACTACAGTCATTAAATGTGTCAGGTTTATGAATAAAGTACAGTGCTCTTGATGTCTTCTTCATCATAACAGTTTCTCTGCTTCTATGAATTAACCAATTGTCTCTAACAGTTCCCATTTCCTCTTTCTGCAGCCTGAAGGTATACTTTGCAAGCTGCTGCAGAAAGATACAAACATCCTGTTACAGAGATCAACACAACCTTACTCGTCCTATCATAAAGGCCCTAAGCAGGCAATACAAATGATCACCATCAAAAAGCTACTTAACTTCATTATAAAAGTGTTATACCTCGCACATTATCAGGAACATTTAAGTCATAATGAACTATGTTTGGTTCATAGCATACCTGAATTTCGTGGTATTCTGTTAGAAAAACCACAATATAGAAACTCTGGTTTATTAACTTTTGGTAGTTGGTACTGTACTGTGCATGTAATGTTTTAAGATGTGCAAATGTTTTGCATGTACACATCTTGATACTCTATAATAGGCCTGCTTTCAGAACATTTagttaatacaaatatatatatatatatatatatatatatatatatatatatcctagTGCATGGTATCAGTTTTCTTATCCAACTCttggaaagaaaaatgttgttgtctAAGAAAACCGATACATAGTTCTCACTTTAATGCATGAATTATGTCAAGGTTTACATGTATGACGTTGAGTCTTACAAGGGGCCCTTGAAGGCACCATTATGTTTTCTCAGAGCTTCCCAGTGAACAGTTAATGTCTCTGGCGGCCgtccttttccttctcctcccacaCGGCCACACcagtaaacacatttctgtacaGTGAGTGACACTCAGGCTGACCGTCCGTGTTAGGGCTCTTACAGGGACACAACGAAAGAGATATGGCTCAAACCGACAGCCAAAGTTCAACTTTCCCTGCGATAGTGGAGCTAAACGTGGGTGGCCAGGTGTATGTGACCCGGCTAGAAACTCTCACTGCGGTCCCCAACTCTCTGCTGTGGAGCAAGTTCAGCCAGAGCTCCCCGGGAGACCTTCCGAAAGACGGCAAGGGCCGCTTCTTCTTCGACCGGGACGGCTTTCTCTTCCGCTACATTTTGGACTACATGCGGGACTCTGAGCTTTTCTTGCCTGAATTTTTCAAAGAGAGGCGGAGGCTGCAGAAAGAAGCGGACTTCTTCCAGCTACCGGAGCTGTCGAAGCGACTGTCAGCGGGCAGCAAAGACAGCTTGTTCACGGACGACAGcggggagcaggaggaggctgAGCTCAGCAGCCCggtcacctcctcctcctcctcttcgggCACTACCTTGCGTTCTCCTGGGGCCAGCGCAGGCTACATCACCATTGGGTACAGAGGCAGCTACACTATCGGGAGGGACATCCAGGCAGATGCTAAGTTTCGCAGAGTTGCCAGAATTACCGTGTGCAGCAAGATATCTCTGGCTAAAGAAGTTTTTGGAGAAACCCTGAATGAGAGCCGCGACCCGGACCGCCCTCCTGACAAATACACCGCCAGGTATTACCTCAAGTATAACTTTTTGGAGCAGGCATTTGACCGGCTGGCAGAGGTTGGTTTCCACATGGTGGCCTGCAACTCCACCGGGACCTGCTCATACGGAAGCAATGACCCGGGGGAAGACAAACTGTGGACCAGTTACACCGAGTATGTTTTCTCCCGATGAACTGACTGAAGACTGATGTCTGGTACATTCCTGCCCACGACATATCTCAGATAACAATAGGAGCAATATTAGTTACAATAG of the Eleginops maclovinus isolate JMC-PN-2008 ecotype Puerto Natales chromosome 4, JC_Emac_rtc_rv5, whole genome shotgun sequence genome contains:
- the LOC134863788 gene encoding BTB/POZ domain-containing protein KCTD12-like, translated to MAQTDSQSSTFPAIVELNVGGQVYVTRLETLTAVPNSLLWSKFSQSSPGDLPKDGKGRFFFDRDGFLFRYILDYMRDSELFLPEFFKERRRLQKEADFFQLPELSKRLSAGSKDSLFTDDSGEQEEAELSSPVTSSSSSSGTTLRSPGASAGYITIGYRGSYTIGRDIQADAKFRRVARITVCSKISLAKEVFGETLNESRDPDRPPDKYTARYYLKYNFLEQAFDRLAEVGFHMVACNSTGTCSYGSNDPGEDKLWTSYTEYVFSR